From Capra hircus breed San Clemente chromosome 1, ASM170441v1, whole genome shotgun sequence, the proteins below share one genomic window:
- the SIK1 gene encoding serine/threonine-protein kinase SIK1 encodes MVIMAELSAAPAGSGQGQQKPLRVGFYDIERTLGKGNFAVVKLARHRVTKTQVAIKIIDKARLDSSNLEKIYREVQIMKLLNHPHIIKLYQVMETKDMLYIVTEFAKNGEMFDYLTSNGHLSESEARKKFWQILSAVEYCHSHNIVHRDLKTENLLLDGNMDIKLADFGFGNFYNSGEPLSTWCGSPPYAAPEVFEGKEYEGPQLDIWSLGVVLYVLVCGSLPFDGPNLPALRQRVLEGRFRIPFFMSRDCETLIRRMLVVEPAKRITIAQIRQHRWMQAEPALLLPACPAFSLLGYTSSVGNYDEQALGIMQTLGVDRKKTVESLQKRSYNHFAAIYYLLVERLKEYRLAQPARPGPARQQRPRSTDLTGFEVPQEGLPGDALRSALLCTQPQTLGQSVLQAEMDYDLHSSLQPLLLPVDTSCGGVCRHRSISPSSLLDTAISEEARPGPGLDEEQEVQEPPPGSTGRRHTLAEVSTCFSPGAPPCIVVSPSAASPCEGTSSDSCLTSAGDGLAGLSGHLAAQGLVGACSPFRLASPLLGTQSATPMLQAQGALRGAALLPVSFQEGRRASDTSLTQGLKAFRQQLRKNARTKGFLGLNKIKGLARQVCQPSSSSRASRGGPHAFQLPAQSPGLHGGGAGSWEGRGMLEDVLQQQRLLQLQHHTTAPASCQPAPLVLAPCDGTLHVSGLQKDLGLGPSPLLPPHLLQAGVSPVASAAQLLDAHLRISGSTAPSPAAAAPQPRFAMLPVSLEPTELPHGDCEMEDLTSGPLGTFVLVQ; translated from the exons ATGGTGATCATGGCCGAGTTGAGCGCGGCCCCCGCGGGCTCGGGCCAGGGCCAGCAGAAGCCTCTCCGGGTGGGCTTCTACGACATCGAGCGGACCCTCGGCAAGGGCAATTTCGCGGTGGTGAAGCTGGCCCGGCATCGAGTCACCAAAACGCAG GTTGCAATAAAAATAATCGACAAAGCACGATTAGATTCAAGCAATTTGGAGAAAATCTATCGAGAGGTTCAGATCATGAAGCTTCTGAATCATCCTCACATTATAAAGCTCTATCAG GTTATGGAAACAAAGGATATGCTGTACATTGTCACTGAATTTGCAAAAAATGGAGAAATGTTTG ATTACTTGACCTCCAACGGGCACCTGAGCGAGAGTGAAGCCCGGAAGAAGTTCTGGCAGATTCTGTCAGCCGTGGAGTACTGCCACAGCCACAACATCGTCCACCGGGACCTGAAGACGGAGAACCTGCTGCTGGATGGCAACATGGACATCAAGCTGGCAG ATTTTGGGTTTGGGAATTTCTACAACTCAGGAGAACCTCTGTCCACGTGGTGTGGAAGCCCCCCATACGCAGCCCCGGAGGTCTTCGAGGGGAAGGAGTACGAAGGCCCCCAGCTGGACATCTGG AGCCTGGGCGTCGTGCTGTATGTCCTTGTGTGCGGGTCTCTGCCCTTCGATGGGCCCAACCTGCCGGCGCTGCGGCAGCGGGTGTTAGAAGGCCGCTTCCGCATCCCCTTCTTCATGTCCCGAG ACTGCGAGACGCTGATTCGCCGCATGCTGGTGGTGGAGCCCGCCAAGCGCATCACCATCGCCCAGATCCGGCAGCACAGGTGGATGCAGGCTGAGCCGGCGCTGCTGCTGCCGGCCTGCCCAGCCTTCTCCCTGCTTGGCTACACCTCCAGCGTGGGCAACTATGATGAACAGGCCCTGGGCATCATGCAGACACTGGGCGTCGACCGAAAGAAGACCGTGGAG TCACTGCAGAAGAGAAGCTACAACCACTTTGCAGCCATTTATTACCTCCTCGTGGAGCGGCTGAAGGAGTACCGGCTCGCCCAGCCAGCCCGCCCTGGCCCTGCCCGGCAGCAGAGGCCCCGGAGCACAGACCTCACTGGTTTCGAG GTGCCTCAAGAAGGCCTCCCTGGAGACGCTCTCCGTTCCGCCCTGCTGTGCACGCAGCCCCAGACCTTGGGGCAGTCTGTCCTACAGGCCGAAATGGACTATGACCTCCACAGCTCCCTGCAG CCCCTGCTGCTCCCCGTGGACACCAGCTGCGGCGGGGTGTGCCGGCATCGCTCCATCTCCCCCAGCAGCCTTCTGGACACGGCCATCAGCgaggaggccaggccaggcccgggCCTGGACGAggagcaggaggtgcaggagccCCCGCCCGGCAGCACAGGCCGGAGGCACACGCTGGCCGAGGTCTCCACCTGCTTCTCCCCGGGCGCCCCTCCAT GTATTGTCGTCTCGCCCTCTGCGGCCAGTCCTTGTGAAGGCACCAGCTCAGACAGCTGCCTGACCTCTGCGGGTGACGGCCTAGCCGGGCTCAGTGGACACCTGgctgctcaggggctggtgggcgcCTGCTCCCCATTCAGATTGGCCTCACCACTGCTGGGCACCCAGTCTGCCACGCCCATGCTACAGGCGCAGGGGGCCCTGCGAGGAGCTGCCCTGCTGCCCGTCAGCTTCCAGGAGGGCCGGAGGGCGTCAGACACCTCGCTCACTCAAG GGCTAAAAGCCTTCCGGCAGCAGCTGAGGAAGAACGCGAGGACCAAGGGATTCCTGGGGCTGAACAAGATCAAGGGGCTGGCACGCCAGGTGTGCCAGCCCTCATCCTCCAGCCGGGCCTCCCGGGGCGGCCCACATGCCTTCCAGCTGCCCGCACAGAGCCCAGGCCTGCACGGCGGTGGAGCCGGCAGCTGGGAGGGCAGGGGCATGCTGGAGGACGTGCTGCAGCAGCAGAG GTTGCTTCAGTTACAGCACCACACAACGGCCCCAGCCAGCTGCCAGCCAGCCCCCTTGGTCCTCGCCCCCTGCGATGGCACCCTCCATGTGTCAGGACTGCAGAAGGATCTGGGGCTGGGGCCCAGCCCTCTGCTGCCGCCCCATCTGCTCCAGGCTGGCGTCTCCCCCGTGGCCTCGGCTGCCCAGCTCCTGGATGCTCACCTGCGCATCAGTGGCTCCACGGCTCCCAGCCCCGCCGCAGCAGCCCCCCAGCCACGCTTTGCCATGCTGCCCGTGAGCCTGGAGCCCACGGAGCTGCCCCACGGGGACTGTGAGATGGAAGACCTGACCTCAGGCCCACTGGGCACCTTCGTCCTGGTGCAGTGA